The DNA window CGTGGCAGGACCCGCCTCGGGCGACGACGATACCCCGGTCGGCACCGTCTGCTTTGCCTGGGCAGTCCGGCGCCGCGACAAGACCCTTACGTATACTGAAACCCGGCACTTTGACGGTGACCGCAACGAGGTACGCCTGGCTGCAGCTCATTACGCGCTGCAACAGCTACCGCGTTATCATCGCAAAGCTATGGATGAGAGCTAATTTTCTAGGAGGAGAAACCTGATGAGCACGCAACCCAACCCTGAGGCTCAGCAGCAGGTCATCACAGCGCTCAAGTCGCGGCCCAGCATTGATCCTGTGGAGGAAATCAACCGGAGAGTGACATTCCTGCGCGAGCATATGGAGGCCTCAGGGCAGCATACGCTGGTGCTGGGTATCAGCGGCGGCGTCGACTCTTCCGTAGGCGGTCGCCTGGCACAGAAGGCCGTTGAGGCTGCGCGCAAGCAAGGCATGGATGACGCCAGGTTTGTCGCTATGCGCCTGCCTTACGGTGAACAGCAAGATGAAGCGGATGCCCAGATGGCGCTGGAGTTCATAGGGCCGGATGAAGTGCTTACGGTCGATGTCAAACCCGCGAGCGACGCCATGCTGAACGCGCTGGAGCAGGGCGGTCTTGAGTTCCGGGACGCGGGCCATCGTGATTTCGTGATGGGCAACATTAAAGCCCGGCAGCGCATGGTGGCGCAGTACGCCGTCGCCGGTGCCCGATCCGGGCTTGTCATCGGTACCGATCAGGCGGCTGAAGCTTTGATGGGCTTCTTTACCAAGTATGGCGACGGCGCCTGTGACCTGACGCCACTGACAGGCCTGAACAAACGCCAGGTTCGGGCACTCGCCCGTGCGCTTGAAGCGCCGGCGAGACTGGTGGAAAAGCACCCCACGGCTGATCTGGAGACGCTCACCCCGGGCAAAACCGACGAGGATGCCTTCGGTATCCGTTACGATGAGATCGACGACTTTCTCGAAGGGAAGCCGGTCAGCGATAATACGCGGGCTGTTATCCTGAAGGCCTACAAAAATACCGAACACAAACGGAACCTGCCGTTGGAGCCGCTCTGAGTAAGGTTCTCGGTGTCGCTTCAGTGATGTGAGTTCAGCGACAGGCATGGGCGGCACAGCCACGCGTCGGATTTGAGGTGGGGCAGACTCATGGAGTACGCTCGAACTTCCAGACAGGCATTCACAAGGAGGAGAAGGCATGAAGCGATTGATACTCTCGGCAGGTGTGATCCTGCTGGCCAGCCCGCTGGCGTTCGCAAGCGACGCGCAGATCTGTAATACCCACCTTGAAGAACTGCAGGGGCACGACGTGGAGAAGCTGCGTAAACCCAGCAGGCATCAGGTCGAGAATCACATTGAACTCGCGAAAAAGGCGGAAGAGTCCGGCGACTACAAGAACTGCATCATACACGCGAGCAAAGCGCTTCAAGAGCTCGAGGCGCCTGGCCCGCCTCACACCAGTGAGCGTGGTGGTTCAGACAACTCAAACCGGTAAGCTGCGAGCATAAGCCGGCGGCATGCACCTTCAGCTTCCGCCGGCGCTTCTGCTCCCATTGTCTTCGCAGTCACTGAATCCCGCATGAGCTTACCGCTGACTCTCAAGCTCGGCGTCGTAGGCAAGCCTCTCAATCAGCGCACTGGTCAGGTCGAGATCGTACTCCCCCGCAATGTCCAACAGGCGAACCAAAGTGTCGGCCAGATAGCGTTCAGTATCTCCGTCGCTGCCGCTGTTGCTTTCCAGATTATCCTTCAGGGCTGCGAGCGATTCTGCCAGTCCCGCCCGGAGCAGTTCCCGTTTTTGCGGCTGGTCACTGCCGGGCTGGTCCGAGGCGCGCCGGCCACCCGGGAATTCGCTGGCGGGGCGGCAGCAGGTATGCGTCAACTCCAGCAGCACCTGAAAATGTAGCAGGGCCTCTTTTATGGCGGACGGGTCGATCCCGGCCCTGTCAGAAACAGCCGAAATCGTATTAGATGCCGGTACCCCGAGTTTATTCCTTTGCCGCATAGACGTTCTCGAAACCATGGAGGGCTCCTTCTCTCGCAATCCATTAGCTGGTTCAGACATCTATTCATCATAGGCGCCTCGCCACCAGGTTGAACAGGTCGAGTTAAAACCTGGTCGAAAGTCCTTGTTTGTCCAGCCTCAGGCACCTGAAGTGCGGAAGTTCATATTTTGACTCTGATCTGGTTGTCAGAATTTTCGTTAGCCATCGGCTTGAACAATGGTACAGTGACCCGTGTGAGCGGGGCAGGCCCGGCACATCAACCATGCACGCTCAGGATGAGCTCTCCCCATTCCAGGCGAAAGTGGAGCCTCCTCCGTTGCACAAAAACGAAAGCGATCCCGCCAAGCCTACGTCTGTTATTTTCAAAGCTGCCGTCGCTCTTATTCTGGTCGTACTGGTTGGCATGTCGCTGCTCGGTGTCCTCAGCTACAGCGTCTACGACGCCAAAACAGAACTGATCGGGCGCTCTTTCAATTTTGAAGTCGACCGGAAGGCCATGGAGTTCGAGCGGGAAGTCCGGCTGAATCTGGAGATTATGTTCGCGCTCAGGTCAGGTCTGGCCCTGCTGCCGGTAGTGAACCGCGGCGTGTTCCACGAACTTACCGCGGATGTTCTGAGGCGTGCGCCAGCCATACACGGTTTCGCCTATGCGCCCTGGCTGGAAGATAAGGACCGGGCGGACTTCGAGCGTGTCATGCAGACCGAGTTCTCGGCGTTTGAGCTGACACAGGTCTCAGGCAATGGCGGCACAGACACCGCCTCCGAGCGTTCCAGATATGTGCCTGTACAGTACATCGAGCCCCTGAAACTGAACCGGGCAGCGCTGGGCTTTGATCTGGCCAGCGAGCCTAACCGACTGGCGGCCCTAAGGGCGGCCCGGTTAAGCGGGGAAATGGTCGCTACAGCCGGCCTTACCTTGGTCCAGGAAACCGAGAACAAGCGCGGCATCCTGGTCTTCACGCCCCTGTATCACGGCAATCCAACCACGCCGCAAGGACGCCGTGCCGCGCATTACGCTTTCATCAACGGTGTCTACCGGATCGAGACATTGTACGAACAGTCTATTGGTGCCGTAGCGAGTGGTAATTTCCTGGTGCGCATTATCGACGTCACCGATGGTATTGAAGACGTACTGTTTGCCAGCGGCAACCCGCGGGATGAGCGCTGGCGGTCCGATATGGCGCGTGTGGAAATACTACCTGACGTCGCGGGGCGGGAATGGGCGGTTGAGGTCACGCCAACCGAGGAGTATATCTCCAGCCAGCGTGGCTACCTGCCCACGCTCATTATGGTATCGGGGTCACTGTTGCTGGTCTTGATGGCAAGC is part of the Hydrocarboniclastica marina genome and encodes:
- a CDS encoding sensor domain-containing diguanylate cyclase, with translation MHKNESDPAKPTSVIFKAAVALILVVLVGMSLLGVLSYSVYDAKTELIGRSFNFEVDRKAMEFEREVRLNLEIMFALRSGLALLPVVNRGVFHELTADVLRRAPAIHGFAYAPWLEDKDRADFERVMQTEFSAFELTQVSGNGGTDTASERSRYVPVQYIEPLKLNRAALGFDLASEPNRLAALRAARLSGEMVATAGLTLVQETENKRGILVFTPLYHGNPTTPQGRRAAHYAFINGVYRIETLYEQSIGAVASGNFLVRIIDVTDGIEDVLFASGNPRDERWRSDMARVEILPDVAGREWAVEVTPTEEYISSQRGYLPTLIMVSGSLLLVLMASYVLFTVQRNNELRKTKQELEQVSLTDGLTGLANRRHFDQYLEQEWTRAQRDGLPLSLILIDIDYFKPFNDEYGHPAGDECLKRVSDVLRTVSRRPGDLVARYGGEEFALILPQTDTAQTVAEACRLAVEALSIPHAASGTAPVVTVSAGVCTLVPQPGMSPGLLTQSTDVALYEAKAKGRNRTHMMKVASVDIEKTRTQGDNPT
- the nadE gene encoding ammonia-dependent NAD(+) synthetase, which translates into the protein MSTQPNPEAQQQVITALKSRPSIDPVEEINRRVTFLREHMEASGQHTLVLGISGGVDSSVGGRLAQKAVEAARKQGMDDARFVAMRLPYGEQQDEADAQMALEFIGPDEVLTVDVKPASDAMLNALEQGGLEFRDAGHRDFVMGNIKARQRMVAQYAVAGARSGLVIGTDQAAEALMGFFTKYGDGACDLTPLTGLNKRQVRALARALEAPARLVEKHPTADLETLTPGKTDEDAFGIRYDEIDDFLEGKPVSDNTRAVILKAYKNTEHKRNLPLEPL